In a genomic window of Octadecabacter temperatus:
- the glcE gene encoding glycolate oxidase subunit GlcE, with product MIVKTEQELAESVKAAPGPLHIRGGGTRDIGNPVDGNVLSTAGLNGVTLYEPGALTIVAQAGTPVADIETALDAENQRLAFEPMDHRRLLGSSGTPTIGGIVATNASGPRRISVGACRDHLLGVRFVDGSGTIIKNGGRVMKNVTGYDLVKLMAGSYGTLGVLSEVSLKVLPKPETETTLVLHDLTLRDSVTAMSAALGSPFEVTGAAFVNGLAHIRIEGFEASVAYRAGKLRDLLAKFGEITQTEDAASAAMWRDIRDVKCFADHGAVTRVSIKPSAAPEFAESLGQTRGADLAMDWGGGLMWFAVTETEEATHKALQDMSAGKGGHATLIKGSASMRADAPVFQPENPTVTALSQGLRAKFDPRGILNAGLMG from the coding sequence ATGATTGTAAAAACAGAACAAGAGCTGGCAGAATCCGTGAAGGCGGCACCGGGACCGCTACATATTCGCGGTGGCGGCACACGCGACATTGGTAATCCTGTCGATGGTAATGTCCTGAGCACTGCTGGGCTAAATGGGGTTACGCTTTATGAACCCGGTGCGCTGACGATCGTCGCACAAGCCGGAACGCCAGTTGCAGATATTGAAACCGCGCTAGACGCTGAAAACCAGCGACTTGCGTTTGAGCCGATGGACCACCGCAGGTTGCTGGGCAGTTCAGGCACGCCAACCATCGGCGGCATCGTTGCAACCAACGCAAGCGGCCCGCGCCGGATTTCGGTTGGCGCATGTCGTGACCACCTGCTTGGCGTGCGGTTTGTGGATGGGTCGGGCACGATCATCAAGAACGGTGGGCGTGTGATGAAGAACGTCACTGGCTACGACTTGGTAAAGCTGATGGCAGGGTCTTATGGGACATTGGGCGTGCTAAGTGAGGTGTCTTTGAAAGTGCTGCCTAAACCAGAAACCGAAACCACATTGGTGCTTCATGACTTAACGTTGCGCGACAGTGTTACCGCTATGTCAGCGGCGTTAGGGTCGCCGTTTGAGGTGACGGGTGCTGCTTTTGTGAACGGTTTGGCTCATATCCGGATCGAAGGGTTCGAGGCATCGGTTGCTTATCGTGCAGGGAAACTACGCGACTTGCTCGCAAAATTTGGCGAGATCACACAAACCGAGGATGCGGCGAGCGCCGCTATGTGGCGCGACATTCGGGATGTGAAGTGTTTCGCAGACCACGGCGCCGTTACACGAGTTTCCATCAAACCAAGTGCTGCGCCTGAGTTCGCCGAAAGCCTGGGGCAAACCCGCGGGGCGGATTTGGCGATGGACTGGGGCGGTGGGTTGATGTGGTTCGCCGTGACCGAAACCGAAGAAGCGACACACAAGGCTTTGCAAGACATGAGCGCGGGTAAGGGTGGTCACGCCACCTTGATCAAAGGGTCGGCGTCGATGCGCGCTGATGCACCTGTCTTCCAGCCCGAAAACCCAACTGTTACAGCGTTGTCGCAAGGGCTGCGCGCGAAATTCGACCCACGTGGGATTTTGAATGCGGGGCTGATGGGGTGA